In one window of Pseudoliparis swirei isolate HS2019 ecotype Mariana Trench chromosome 15, NWPU_hadal_v1, whole genome shotgun sequence DNA:
- the si:ch73-234b20.5 gene encoding vesicle-associated membrane protein 8 isoform X1, which translates to MADTRSQTPASGSAAKLDLVQDQVNEVKIILTNNISKVLERGERLDDLIGKTDDLQASADSFQKTSTRVARKYWWKNIKMMIIIGVVVLIIVILIILFATKVI; encoded by the exons ATG GCGGACACACGCTCTCAGACACCGGCCTCCGGCTCGGCAGCTAAACTGGACCTGGTGCAGGATCAGGTGAACGAGGTCAAAATCATCCTCACGAACAACATCAGCAAAGTGCTGGAGAGGGGCGAGCGACTAGACGACCTGATCGGGAAGACCGACGACCTGCAGGCGTCT GCTGACTCGTTCCAAAAAACATCCACGCGGGTCGCCAGGAAATACTGGtggaaaaacattaaaatgatgATCATAATCGGCGTGGTTGTGCTGATCATCGTGatcctcatcatcctcttcgCCACGAAGGTCATATAA